The genomic interval AACCCCCTTCTTCATCAAGAAATCTATCTGCTATTTCAAGGCTTAAGAATATAAGGAAAATAAGGATAGGAAAAATGGGCTTATTGCGAAAGAGGGGAATTTGGGGGATTTTTTGATAGACAATGGTAAAGATAAATAAAGGGATAAGGGCTAATCTAATAAATGCTAATTTGTTTTGCATCCATACAATATAACAAAATTTTATATTTTGGTCAAATGCTTCTTATTACTTAACTTTGGCAAAAACCTAAATATTCAAAGATAGCCTCCTTAGACATCTTTTGGTCTCTAACCTCAATGACCCACTCTATGATGGAACAGATTGCCCTTTCAAATGCACATCTTTCCAATTCGCCCACTGTTAATAAGCGACCTTCAAAACCCTTCTTAGTGATCACATAAACACGTATCAATTCAAGCACTATTGCTGATGTGAAAACCAAGCACCAATGACTTTTGATACCTTTTAGTTCTCGCATCTGATAATCCTCAAATCTTAAGATGCTGTTTGGCATCACGAAAAAAGGTTTCTATTGTCCATCGCATTTGATAGGCAAGCAAAACCCGTTCTACCCTAAAGTCATTGCGGTTAGTAACAATAAATATTGGTTCTTTTAG from bacterium carries:
- a CDS encoding transposase; this encodes MKVIISREYNENNRLKEPIFIVTNRNDFRVERVLLAYQMRWTIETFFRDAKQHLKI